A single Bacillota bacterium DNA region contains:
- a CDS encoding DUF58 domain-containing protein gives MRLRLNDPWIPLLWAVLGVAALLMGGRLPWSIFFLFTALLLLSGGWTAYAARHVEIELQRGRLRSTAGEQLEVSLAVENAGWLPVPHLALEDVSEAPIGLLSEPLLLSMPVSASATYRLRTRPLRRGRYALGPLEARVRDPFGLFEKRWRVEGQETVTVYPRVLPLGRLPLPLRDPFGQVETRRRILPDPGSLAGARPAQPGDATRWIHWKASARRGSLYTKQFDPTASGQAVLVVDTDRKSYEAAAAGEVSPDLLDAACELAAASGRLYLRRNVAVGAWVGGPSPLWIPPRTGENQMGFLLEALASASLADGGLEEALAGLGHRLAAQTALIVCSPHLEASTAAALQSLQQDGFGVLVVLVKPRAGGRAGGRAGEERPRGGPEAAGEVLRRLTEAGVHAYAAASVAELDAQLGGEADARAVLR, from the coding sequence GTGCGCCTGCGGCTGAACGATCCCTGGATCCCGCTGCTCTGGGCCGTCCTCGGAGTGGCCGCGCTCCTGATGGGCGGGCGGCTGCCCTGGTCGATCTTCTTCCTCTTCACCGCCCTCCTTTTGCTCTCCGGGGGGTGGACGGCCTATGCAGCCCGCCACGTGGAGATCGAACTGCAGCGCGGCCGTCTCCGGAGCACCGCCGGCGAGCAGCTGGAGGTGTCGCTCGCGGTGGAGAACGCCGGCTGGCTGCCTGTGCCCCACCTTGCGCTGGAGGACGTCTCCGAGGCGCCCATCGGCCTGCTGAGCGAACCGCTTCTCCTGTCGATGCCCGTCTCCGCCTCCGCCACCTACCGGCTCCGGACGCGCCCGCTCCGGCGGGGCCGCTACGCACTGGGCCCGCTGGAGGCCCGCGTCCGCGATCCCTTCGGGCTCTTCGAGAAACGCTGGCGGGTGGAGGGGCAGGAGACGGTGACGGTCTATCCCCGGGTCCTGCCCCTGGGTCGCCTGCCGCTTCCCCTGCGGGACCCCTTCGGCCAGGTGGAGACGCGCAGGCGGATCCTGCCGGACCCCGGTAGCCTCGCCGGCGCCCGCCCGGCGCAACCGGGCGACGCGACCCGCTGGATCCACTGGAAGGCGAGTGCCCGGCGAGGTTCGCTCTACACGAAGCAGTTCGACCCCACCGCCTCGGGGCAGGCGGTGCTGGTGGTGGACACCGACCGGAAGTCCTACGAGGCGGCGGCCGCCGGCGAGGTCTCGCCGGACCTCCTGGACGCCGCCTGCGAGCTGGCCGCCGCTTCCGGCCGGCTCTACCTGCGGCGAAACGTCGCCGTGGGCGCCTGGGTGGGAGGCCCCTCCCCCCTCTGGATCCCCCCGCGGACGGGGGAGAACCAGATGGGCTTCCTCCTGGAGGCGCTCGCCTCCGCTTCTCTGGCCGACGGCGGGCTCGAGGAGGCGCTGGCCGGCCTGGGCCACCGGCTGGCGGCCCAGACGGCGCTGATCGTCTGCTCCCCCCACCTCGAGGCCTCCACCGCCGCCGCCCTGCAGAGTCTCCAGCAGGACGGCTTCGGCGTCCTGGTCGTCCTGGTCAAGCCGCGGGCCGGCGGGAGGGCCGGCGGCCGGGCGGGCGAAGAGCGGCCGCGCGGCGGCCCGGAGGCCGCGGGAGAGGTCCTCCGCCGGTTGACCGAGGCGGGTGTCCATGCCTATGCCGCCGCGTCGGTCGCGGAGTTGGACGCCCAGCTGGGGGGTGAGGCGGATGCGCGCGCCGTCCTTCGCTGA
- a CDS encoding transglutaminaseTgpA domain-containing protein, producing the protein MRAPSFADPSLPGEEEVIGAPASRGGGAWYAWRALEMLLFHAYLGLLVWSFGPFLHVPVEPARFLEVAVPVSLAAWAMARWRWLATALVVAVVLALGLSARYAPLLWWQLRSQLLLLGQLLGAAWSGHPLPTPPGVAYGLMTLGGLLAGILAHRERAASGRGVWLLGLGAAVLLVQWLWYWDPAYSILWPAMALGLAWLAAREAVAHAPRASSPAAADATRAPVAYSATPARQLTLGVLAAVALLALVAALPTAIPPASLGSLGQRFAQLMPSLERLRGAGVPVGSLPPGGFDLSSTGFAQANDRLGGPVLLDPTPVMRLRLYGAPAAGTLYLRGMADDVYTGLGWKLSPSGEPTRSRPPQPAGAIPPSAPRVRLEVEPLGSLPVVFYPLQPVQLSVPAEIRSDGLGNLYAATGALQQGYELVARLIPVGGPGYAPSSLAGPVPPPDQGNGLQLPAEVPARVRELAQRVTAGSSTPLEKARALERFLKSSYPYTLDASAPPPGRDFVDFFLFEERQGYCTYYSSAMAVMLRTLGIPARWVTGFRVDLAGGRLLPDGGRQLEVRNADAHAWVEAWIPGRGWVPFDPTPGATETASTGAGTLAPAPDAGPGGQPSRPPLRQPQSGETGGSGAAAGTAQGAPRWPWFALLGALLAAFWTGRGWWREMAPVAGGRAQMARLFRLAERLGRLYGVPRRRGETPTEYAARVGRVYPVVVPPLERLAVLYERALFAPEPPAPSEAVSAHRAWQELNRRWAELGGRWRHAWRRWLSW; encoded by the coding sequence ATGCGCGCGCCGTCCTTCGCTGACCCCTCCCTGCCCGGGGAGGAGGAGGTCATCGGGGCACCGGCCTCGAGAGGCGGTGGCGCCTGGTACGCCTGGCGCGCCCTGGAGATGCTCCTCTTTCACGCCTACCTGGGGCTGCTGGTCTGGAGCTTCGGCCCCTTCCTCCACGTGCCCGTGGAGCCCGCTCGCTTCCTGGAGGTGGCGGTGCCAGTCTCCCTGGCGGCCTGGGCCATGGCGCGCTGGCGGTGGCTGGCTACGGCGCTGGTGGTCGCCGTGGTGTTGGCCCTGGGTCTCTCCGCCCGCTACGCCCCCCTGCTCTGGTGGCAGCTGCGGAGCCAGCTGCTCCTCCTGGGTCAGCTGCTGGGCGCCGCCTGGAGCGGGCATCCACTGCCCACGCCTCCCGGCGTCGCCTACGGGCTGATGACGCTGGGCGGCCTGCTGGCCGGCATCCTCGCCCACCGGGAGCGGGCGGCCTCGGGGCGCGGCGTCTGGCTCCTCGGGCTGGGAGCCGCCGTCCTTCTGGTGCAGTGGCTCTGGTACTGGGATCCCGCCTACTCCATCCTCTGGCCGGCCATGGCCCTGGGTCTGGCCTGGCTGGCCGCCCGGGAGGCGGTGGCCCACGCGCCGCGCGCAAGCTCGCCGGCGGCGGCCGACGCCACCCGAGCGCCCGTGGCCTACTCCGCCACCCCGGCCCGCCAGCTGACGCTGGGCGTGCTGGCGGCCGTGGCCCTGCTCGCCCTGGTGGCCGCGCTGCCGACCGCCATCCCGCCCGCCAGCCTCGGCTCGCTGGGCCAGCGGTTCGCCCAGCTGATGCCCAGCCTCGAGCGGCTCCGCGGGGCCGGCGTGCCCGTGGGTTCGCTCCCGCCGGGCGGCTTCGACCTTTCCAGCACGGGCTTCGCGCAGGCGAACGACCGGCTGGGGGGACCGGTCCTGCTCGACCCGACGCCGGTGATGCGGCTCCGCCTCTACGGTGCCCCCGCCGCCGGCACGCTCTACCTGCGGGGGATGGCCGACGACGTCTACACGGGCCTGGGGTGGAAGCTCTCCCCGAGCGGGGAGCCGACCCGCTCCCGGCCGCCGCAGCCGGCGGGGGCGATCCCCCCCTCGGCGCCCAGGGTGCGGCTCGAGGTGGAACCGCTGGGGAGCCTGCCCGTGGTCTTCTACCCGCTGCAGCCCGTCCAGCTCTCCGTGCCGGCGGAGATCCGCTCGGACGGCCTCGGCAACCTCTACGCTGCGACGGGCGCGCTGCAGCAGGGCTACGAGCTGGTGGCGCGGCTGATCCCCGTGGGTGGGCCCGGGTATGCACCCTCTTCCCTGGCCGGGCCGGTTCCACCGCCCGACCAGGGGAACGGCCTCCAGCTGCCCGCGGAGGTCCCCGCCCGGGTGAGGGAGCTGGCCCAGCGGGTGACCGCCGGCTCGTCGACGCCGCTGGAGAAGGCGCGGGCGCTGGAGCGCTTCCTGAAGAGCAGCTATCCCTACACCCTGGACGCCTCCGCGCCTCCACCGGGCCGGGACTTCGTGGACTTCTTCCTCTTCGAGGAGCGGCAGGGATACTGCACCTACTACTCCTCGGCCATGGCCGTCATGCTCCGCACGCTGGGCATCCCGGCGCGCTGGGTGACCGGCTTCCGGGTCGACCTGGCCGGGGGGCGGCTGCTGCCCGACGGCGGCCGGCAGCTGGAGGTGCGGAACGCCGACGCCCACGCCTGGGTGGAGGCTTGGATCCCCGGGCGCGGCTGGGTGCCCTTCGATCCGACTCCGGGCGCGACCGAAACGGCCTCCACCGGTGCGGGAACCCTGGCGCCGGCGCCCGACGCCGGTCCGGGCGGCCAGCCTTCCCGGCCTCCCCTCCGGCAGCCGCAGAGCGGGGAGACCGGCGGCTCCGGAGCCGCCGCAGGCACCGCCCAGGGGGCTCCCCGCTGGCCGTGGTTCGCCCTCCTGGGCGCGCTCCTGGCAGCTTTCTGGACGGGGCGGGGCTGGTGGCGCGAGATGGCGCCCGTGGCCGGCGGCCGGGCCCAGATGGCCCGCCTCTTCCGCCTGGCGGAGCGACTGGGCCGGCTCTACGGGGTGCCGCGGCGCCGGGGCGAGACACCCACGGAGTACGCGGCCCGGGTGGGCCGCGTCTACCCGGTCGTCGTCCCGCCCCTGGAACGGCTGGCCGTCCTCTACGAGCGGGCGCTCTTCGCCCCTGAGCCGCCGGCGCCCTCCGAGGCCGTGTCGGCCCATCGCGCGTGGCAGGAGCTGAACCGGCGCTGGGCGGAGCTGGGAGGGCGCTGGCGGCACGCCTGGCGGCGCTGGCTCAGCTGGTAG
- a CDS encoding DUF402 domain-containing protein yields the protein MNPGTPPGAGHPGAREELAAVTAFKFDGRLHRRWQAAPVLAEEGSLTVLWLPAGTKVEEADGRLWEDDVPVVHYLWRDRWYDVFVLLQERGLRYYCNLTTPVEWEEASPGGSRHGRTTDLDVDVLLGEDGRLQILDLHEFELHRRQWSYPERLVREVERGLAELLDRIRDRQEAFSPEAPALWRRWLGSA from the coding sequence TTGAACCCGGGGACGCCTCCGGGGGCCGGGCACCCCGGCGCCCGGGAAGAGCTGGCGGCCGTCACCGCCTTCAAGTTCGACGGCCGCCTCCACCGGCGCTGGCAGGCGGCGCCGGTCCTGGCCGAGGAAGGCAGCCTGACGGTCCTCTGGCTGCCCGCGGGGACGAAGGTGGAGGAGGCCGACGGTCGCCTCTGGGAGGACGATGTCCCCGTCGTCCACTACCTGTGGCGGGATCGCTGGTACGACGTCTTTGTCCTGCTGCAGGAACGGGGGCTCCGGTACTACTGCAACCTGACCACGCCGGTGGAGTGGGAGGAGGCCTCCCCGGGCGGGAGCCGGCACGGCCGGACCACCGACCTGGACGTGGACGTCCTGCTCGGCGAGGACGGGCGCCTCCAGATCCTCGACCTGCACGAGTTCGAGCTCCACCGGCGCCAGTGGTCCTACCCGGAGCGCCTGGTGCGGGAGGTGGAGCGGGGCCTCGCCGAGCTGCTCGACCGCATCCGCGACCGCCAGGAAGCGTTCTCGCCCGAGGCGCCCGCCCTCTGGCGGCGGTGGCTCGGTTCCGCCTGA
- a CDS encoding amidohydrolase, whose translation MGEEEIAQAAEAMREELVAWRRHLHRHPELSFQEEETAGWVAERLRSFGLEPRRPWGTAVVADLDGGRGGRTVAIRADMDALPVEEATGLEFASERPGVMHACGHDGHTAILLGVARLLATTRARWPGRVRFLFQPAEEKIPGGALGLIEHGALDGVDAVVGLHLWSNLPVGKAGLNEGALMANADDFRIVVHGRGGHGSAPHQAVDALWVGAQIVTGLQGMMGRAVDPLQPAVLTVGTFHAGFNFNVIAPAAEMTGTVRTFDEVTREEVIRRMRALVEHLCAAAGASYDFEYNRGYPALTNHPQEARVLAEAARSVLGAENVDSRYPPNMGGEDFAYYLQRRPGAFLLLGAGPREGAGAPHHSPQFTIDEEALPLGVRILSGAALRLLEARD comes from the coding sequence CTGGGCGAGGAAGAGATCGCACAGGCGGCGGAGGCGATGCGGGAGGAGCTGGTGGCCTGGAGGCGCCACCTCCATCGTCATCCGGAGCTGAGCTTCCAGGAGGAGGAGACCGCCGGCTGGGTGGCCGAACGGCTGCGCAGTTTCGGCCTCGAGCCGCGCCGGCCCTGGGGCACGGCCGTGGTGGCCGACCTGGACGGCGGGCGGGGGGGAAGGACGGTCGCCATCCGCGCCGACATGGACGCGCTCCCGGTGGAGGAGGCGACCGGCCTGGAGTTCGCCAGCGAGCGACCGGGCGTCATGCACGCCTGCGGCCACGACGGCCACACCGCCATCCTCCTGGGGGTGGCGCGCCTTCTCGCCACGACGCGGGCGCGCTGGCCGGGGCGGGTCCGCTTCCTCTTCCAGCCGGCCGAGGAGAAGATCCCCGGCGGGGCGCTGGGGCTGATCGAGCACGGGGCGCTGGACGGCGTGGATGCGGTCGTCGGCCTCCACCTCTGGTCCAACCTCCCGGTGGGCAAGGCCGGGCTGAACGAGGGCGCCCTGATGGCCAACGCCGACGACTTCCGCATCGTGGTCCACGGGCGCGGCGGACACGGGTCGGCGCCCCACCAGGCGGTGGACGCGCTCTGGGTGGGCGCCCAGATCGTCACCGGGCTGCAGGGGATGATGGGCCGTGCCGTCGACCCGCTCCAGCCGGCTGTGCTGACAGTGGGCACCTTCCACGCCGGCTTCAACTTCAACGTGATCGCACCGGCGGCGGAGATGACCGGGACCGTCCGGACCTTCGACGAGGTCACCCGGGAAGAGGTGATCCGCCGCATGCGCGCGCTGGTCGAGCACCTCTGCGCGGCAGCCGGGGCGAGCTACGACTTCGAGTACAACCGGGGGTACCCGGCCCTGACCAACCACCCGCAGGAGGCGCGGGTGCTGGCCGAGGCGGCCCGGAGCGTGCTCGGCGCCGAGAACGTGGACAGCCGGTACCCGCCCAACATGGGCGGCGAGGACTTCGCCTACTACCTCCAGAGGCGGCCGGGCGCCTTCCTCCTTCTGGGTGCCGGTCCGAGGGAGGGCGCCGGCGCTCCCCACCACAGCCCGCAGTTCACCATCGACGAGGAGGCGCTGCCGCTGGGCGTCCGCATCCTGAGCGGCGCCGCCCTCCGCCTCCTGGAGGCGAGGGATTGA
- a CDS encoding MerR family transcriptional regulator, whose protein sequence is MERTPDRDRPLYPMSVAAELTGLTPRQIRYYDQRGLVSPHRTRGGHRLFSGRDLERLLTIKRYLREGYRLREIRRILEAPEGGR, encoded by the coding sequence ATGGAGAGAACCCCCGACCGGGATCGACCGCTCTACCCCATGTCCGTCGCCGCCGAGCTGACCGGGCTGACCCCTCGCCAGATCCGCTATTACGACCAGCGCGGCCTGGTCTCGCCCCACCGGACCCGTGGCGGCCACCGGCTCTTCTCCGGCCGGGACCTTGAGCGCCTCCTGACCATCAAGCGCTATCTCCGCGAGGGTTACAGGCTGCGCGAGATCCGGCGCATCCTGGAAGCGCCGGAGGGGGGGAGGTGA
- a CDS encoding glycosidase yields the protein MEPVLRPVETHPWERAAVFNAAATLWRNRIVLLYRASDQPFGADYSHPYVSAIGYAESPDGIHFERRSDPVMRGLGPQEARGVEDPRLSRIGGRFHMVYTAFGGREPTDFRITLATSRDLIHWGERRILLDEPNKDGALLPARIAGRYFLFHRRPPSIWLAESTDLVHWEDHREILLPRPGYWDSARIGIGPAPLRVEDGWLLIYHGVDAHNTYRLGAALLDAEEPWRVLDRLEEPILEPETDWERNGWIPNVVFACGAVDLPDRFLVFYGAADTYVGAAQVAKSQVRFEKRRAA from the coding sequence ATGGAACCGGTCCTCCGACCGGTGGAAACACACCCCTGGGAACGAGCGGCGGTCTTCAACGCAGCGGCCACGCTCTGGCGAAATCGCATCGTCTTGCTCTACCGTGCATCGGATCAACCGTTCGGCGCGGACTACTCCCATCCGTACGTCTCCGCCATCGGCTACGCGGAAAGCCCGGACGGAATCCACTTCGAGCGCCGGTCGGATCCGGTCATGCGCGGTCTCGGCCCCCAGGAAGCGCGCGGGGTCGAGGATCCCCGCCTCTCCCGGATCGGCGGCCGCTTCCACATGGTGTACACGGCCTTCGGCGGCCGCGAGCCCACCGACTTCCGCATCACCCTGGCCACCTCGCGGGACCTGATCCACTGGGGCGAGAGGCGCATCCTCCTGGACGAGCCCAACAAGGACGGGGCTCTCCTGCCGGCCAGGATCGCCGGCCGCTACTTCCTCTTCCACCGGCGGCCGCCCTCCATCTGGCTGGCGGAGTCGACCGACCTGGTCCACTGGGAGGACCACCGCGAGATCCTCCTGCCGCGCCCCGGTTACTGGGACTCGGCGCGCATCGGCATCGGCCCGGCACCCCTGCGCGTGGAGGACGGCTGGCTGCTGATCTACCACGGTGTCGACGCCCACAACACCTACCGGCTGGGGGCGGCGCTCCTGGACGCGGAAGAGCCCTGGCGCGTCCTCGACCGGCTGGAGGAGCCGATCCTGGAGCCTGAAACCGACTGGGAGCGGAACGGCTGGATCCCCAACGTGGTCTTCGCCTGCGGGGCGGTCGACCTGCCGGACCGCTTCCTGGTCTTCTACGGCGCGGCCGACACGTATGTCGGCGCGGCGCAGGTCGCCAAGTCCCAGGTTCGCTTCGAGAAGCGGCGCGCCGCCTGA
- a CDS encoding divergent PAP2 family protein, whose translation MIHHLLHLIGLDPILVVALLSMAVAQLWKGGAESLQARRLLWRRFVEPGGMPSSHAALVSGLVVGVGLSTGWTSGQASVAIVVALLAMWDAVTVRRAVGEQARVLNALLDRLELAGPKERAGEEEAVLPLAAGAAREAGSELALLRERERRELNELRGHTPLQVLVGALIGTVIALIVFNV comes from the coding sequence GTGATCCACCATCTCCTCCACCTGATCGGGCTCGATCCCATCCTGGTGGTCGCCCTCCTCAGCATGGCCGTCGCCCAGCTCTGGAAGGGGGGCGCGGAGAGCCTGCAGGCCCGGCGCCTGCTCTGGCGCCGCTTCGTGGAGCCGGGAGGCATGCCCAGCTCGCACGCGGCCCTGGTCAGCGGGCTGGTGGTGGGTGTCGGCCTCTCCACCGGTTGGACGTCCGGCCAGGCGTCGGTGGCCATCGTCGTCGCCCTGCTGGCCATGTGGGACGCGGTGACGGTCCGGCGCGCCGTGGGCGAGCAGGCGCGGGTCCTGAACGCGCTGCTCGACCGCTTGGAGCTTGCGGGGCCGAAGGAGAGGGCGGGCGAGGAGGAGGCGGTGCTCCCCCTGGCGGCGGGGGCGGCCCGTGAGGCCGGCTCGGAGCTGGCTCTCCTGCGGGAGCGGGAGAGGCGGGAGCTGAACGAGCTGCGCGGGCACACCCCGCTCCAGGTGCTCGTCGGCGCGCTGATCGGAACGGTCATCGCCCTGATCGTCTTCAACGTCTAG
- a CDS encoding polysaccharide deacetylase family protein: MAGAGFGRWGERLLVTAGAAWLAAGGLPELLGHYLHAGVTARGPVAGRARAALTFDDGPDPASTPRFLEALARLEVPATFFMVGRRAVREPALVREAVAAGHELGNHTWSHRHAWSLGPAATLREIRDAAALLEDVSGRPVRYLRPPWGAFNWAVWLGAAETGARLVLWSAVGDDWKASATPASIVRRVEQGLRPGVIVLLHDAGGAEGAPERTLAALPELVDRIRAAGMELVPLARLLGPEAPGAAEGAPPGAPAPGGASGGSRG; encoded by the coding sequence TGCTGGTGACGGCCGGGGCGGCCTGGCTGGCGGCCGGCGGGCTGCCGGAGCTGCTGGGGCATTACCTCCACGCCGGGGTGACGGCCCGCGGTCCTGTCGCCGGCCGGGCGCGCGCGGCGCTCACCTTCGACGACGGGCCCGACCCGGCGAGCACGCCGCGCTTCCTGGAGGCGCTGGCGCGCTTGGAGGTGCCGGCCACCTTCTTCATGGTCGGGCGGCGCGCGGTCCGGGAACCGGCCCTGGTCCGCGAGGCGGTGGCCGCGGGGCACGAGCTGGGCAACCACACCTGGTCGCACCGCCACGCCTGGAGCCTGGGGCCCGCGGCGACGCTGCGCGAGATCAGGGACGCGGCGGCTCTCCTGGAGGACGTGAGCGGCCGCCCGGTCCGGTACCTGCGCCCGCCGTGGGGGGCCTTCAACTGGGCGGTCTGGCTGGGAGCGGCGGAGACCGGTGCGCGCCTCGTCCTCTGGAGCGCCGTGGGCGACGACTGGAAGGCCTCCGCCACGCCCGCCTCCATCGTCCGCCGCGTCGAGCAGGGGCTTCGGCCCGGGGTGATCGTCCTCCTCCACGACGCGGGCGGGGCCGAGGGAGCGCCGGAGCGGACGCTGGCCGCGCTGCCCGAGCTGGTGGACCGGATCCGGGCGGCCGGGATGGAGCTGGTCCCGCTGGCACGGCTGCTCGGGCCGGAGGCACCGGGGGCGGCGGAGGGAGCGCCTCCTGGGGCGCCGGCGCCGGGCGGGGCGAGCGGAGGAAGCCGAGGGTGA